A window of the Cloacibacillus sp. An23 genome harbors these coding sequences:
- a CDS encoding ABC transporter ATP-binding protein, whose amino-acid sequence MLKVKDLSVSYGGIRALRGISLEVPEGKIVTLIGANGAGKSSTLRAIAGLVKTSGGTVTWDEKHLLGLPPEDVLARGVALCPEGRRIFPHLTVLENLQLGGYGCKNKAEVEAGVERAFDLFPRLKERSWQKGGTLSGGEQQMLAVGRALMSDPQLIMLDEPSMGLAPILVEEVFHIIAQINAEGKTVLLVEQNAFAALRIADYAYVLEVGEITLEGTGRELLDDPRVVEAYLGG is encoded by the coding sequence ATGCTGAAGGTGAAGGACCTTTCCGTAAGCTACGGCGGCATACGCGCGCTGCGCGGGATCTCGCTCGAGGTGCCGGAGGGGAAGATAGTCACGCTCATCGGCGCGAACGGCGCGGGCAAGAGCAGCACGCTGCGCGCGATAGCTGGGCTCGTCAAAACGTCGGGCGGCACTGTGACGTGGGACGAGAAGCACCTGCTCGGCCTCCCGCCCGAGGACGTCCTCGCGCGCGGCGTTGCGCTCTGCCCCGAAGGGCGGCGCATCTTCCCGCACCTCACGGTGCTCGAGAACCTGCAGCTCGGCGGCTACGGCTGCAAGAACAAGGCCGAGGTCGAGGCGGGCGTCGAGCGCGCTTTCGATCTTTTCCCGCGCCTCAAGGAGCGTTCATGGCAGAAGGGCGGCACACTCTCCGGCGGAGAACAGCAGATGCTCGCGGTCGGGCGCGCGCTCATGAGCGACCCGCAGCTCATCATGCTCGACGAGCCGTCGATGGGGCTCGCTCCGATACTTGTCGAAGAAGTCTTTCACATAATCGCGCAGATAAACGCGGAGGGCAAAACCGTCCTGCTCGTCGAGCAGAACGCCTTCGCCGCGCTTCGCATCGCCGACTACGCCTATGTGCTCGAGGTCGGCGAGATAACGCTCGAAGGCACGGGGCGCGAGCTGTTGGACGACCCGCGCGTCGTCGAGGCCTATCTCGGCGGCTAA
- a CDS encoding DUF340 domain-containing protein, which yields MKYGQMAVFLMICGLQILVGNWVGAKGWSGGAAAAAQAFAASIPGFLVLLGIIAGGVFIAHIMPWKGLPAVAYIVTLGCVVTIPGFPGSEILTAYVSKISFIGLCTPILAYAGLAVGKDIDALKSQGWKIVVVGLFVFVGTFIGSAVIAEVVLRIMN from the coding sequence ATGAAATACGGTCAGATGGCGGTATTCCTAATGATATGCGGCCTCCAGATTCTCGTCGGCAACTGGGTCGGGGCCAAGGGCTGGTCGGGCGGCGCGGCCGCGGCGGCTCAGGCCTTCGCCGCTTCGATACCGGGCTTCCTCGTCCTGCTCGGCATAATAGCGGGCGGCGTGTTCATCGCGCACATCATGCCGTGGAAAGGCCTCCCCGCAGTCGCCTACATCGTGACACTCGGCTGCGTCGTCACGATACCGGGCTTCCCGGGCTCCGAGATACTGACGGCTTACGTCTCGAAGATAAGCTTCATCGGCCTCTGCACTCCGATACTCGCCTACGCGGGGCTCGCCGTCGGCAAAGACATCGACGCGCTCAAGTCGCAGGGCTGGAAGATAGTCGTCGTCGGCCTCTTCGTATTCGTCGGCACCTTTATCGGCTCCGCCGTAATAGCGGAAGTAGTACTGCGCATAATGAACTGA
- a CDS encoding ABC transporter ATP-binding protein, giving the protein MADAILKTEDVVIKFGGLTAVSGFSIEAERGSISSLIGPNGAGKTTCFNIITGFYKPTSGRVIFNGKDVTGMAPHLVCKTGIARTFQNIRLFTGGTVLQNVMTACWVRQRAPWWSAPLQLPIFRREEREIRERSMELLESVGLGSLASEVATGLPYGAQRRLEIARALATGPELLLLDEPAAGMNPQESLELMDFIRSIRDRFKVTILMIEHDMKVVMGVSEWIRVLDYGQLIAEGTPDEIKKNPRVIEAYLGKEAARC; this is encoded by the coding sequence ATGGCTGACGCGATACTCAAGACCGAGGACGTAGTGATAAAGTTCGGCGGCCTCACGGCGGTCAGCGGCTTCAGCATAGAGGCCGAGCGCGGCTCGATAAGCAGCCTCATAGGGCCGAACGGAGCCGGCAAGACTACCTGCTTCAACATAATCACCGGCTTCTACAAGCCGACCTCGGGGCGCGTGATATTCAACGGCAAGGACGTTACGGGAATGGCGCCGCACCTCGTCTGCAAGACGGGCATCGCGCGCACCTTCCAGAACATAAGGCTTTTCACTGGCGGCACTGTGCTCCAGAACGTCATGACGGCCTGCTGGGTGCGCCAGCGAGCGCCGTGGTGGAGCGCTCCGCTGCAGCTCCCGATTTTCCGCCGCGAGGAGCGCGAAATACGCGAGCGCTCGATGGAGCTGCTCGAGTCCGTCGGCCTAGGCTCCCTCGCCTCGGAGGTGGCTACGGGGCTGCCCTACGGCGCGCAGCGGCGGCTCGAGATAGCGCGCGCGCTCGCGACGGGGCCGGAGCTCCTTCTGCTCGACGAGCCGGCGGCCGGCATGAATCCGCAGGAGAGCCTCGAGCTTATGGACTTCATCAGGAGCATACGCGACCGCTTCAAGGTCACGATATTGATGATAGAGCACGACATGAAGGTCGTCATGGGCGTTTCGGAGTGGATTCGCGTCCTCGACTACGGCCAGCTCATAGCGGAAGGGACGCCGGACGAAATAAAGAAAAATCCTCGTGTCATAGAGGCCTATCTCGGAAAGGAGGCGGCGAGATGCTGA
- a CDS encoding sigma-70 family RNA polymerase sigma factor — MSFMEDSQIAARAVDEDVEAYAPLVRSVAWRYAGRGADFEDLVQEGNLALIVLIPRCPDKRWLARCLKVNLPGFVRDAAARMRRHAAYRGVAMTEELEATLGKNEERYEETELRETLERLLTRAELEITQALMEGFTQAEIARGLGVTQQAVAARVKKIRAKLRGAFYDERG; from the coding sequence ATGTCATTCATGGAAGATTCCCAAATCGCGGCGCGCGCCGTGGACGAAGACGTCGAGGCCTACGCGCCGCTCGTGCGTTCCGTCGCATGGCGCTACGCGGGGCGCGGAGCTGACTTTGAGGATTTAGTGCAAGAGGGCAACCTCGCGCTGATAGTGCTTATACCACGCTGCCCGGACAAGCGGTGGCTTGCGCGCTGCCTCAAAGTCAACCTTCCGGGCTTCGTGCGCGACGCGGCGGCGAGAATGAGAAGACATGCGGCGTATAGAGGCGTGGCGATGACGGAAGAACTTGAGGCGACGCTCGGAAAAAACGAAGAACGCTACGAAGAGACGGAGCTCCGCGAAACGCTCGAACGCCTGCTGACACGTGCGGAGCTGGAGATAACGCAGGCGCTCATGGAAGGCTTCACGCAGGCCGAGATAGCACGCGGCCTCGGAGTAACGCAGCAAGCCGTCGCCGCACGCGTCAAAAAAATCCGCGCGAAGCTCCGCGGCGCGTTCTACGACGAACGCGGCTGA
- a CDS encoding DUF2000 domain-containing protein: MDEKIEEKSCVIVIDETLPPGTAANTAAIIGVTLGKRHPEAVGPDVTDGDGTAHGGIIMIPVPVLKAKTETLRTLREKMREAGNDADFVDFSDVAQHCRTYEEYTEKTARIAERDFTYIGLGIFGPRRTVKKLTGSLPLLR; this comes from the coding sequence ATGGACGAAAAAATAGAAGAAAAAAGCTGCGTCATTGTGATAGACGAGACACTCCCGCCCGGCACCGCGGCGAACACGGCCGCGATAATAGGCGTAACTCTCGGGAAAAGACACCCGGAAGCCGTCGGCCCAGACGTGACCGACGGCGACGGAACGGCACACGGCGGCATAATAATGATCCCAGTGCCGGTGCTCAAGGCTAAGACGGAAACTCTTCGCACGCTGCGCGAAAAAATGCGGGAGGCCGGAAACGACGCGGACTTCGTGGATTTCTCCGACGTCGCGCAGCACTGCCGCACCTACGAGGAATACACGGAAAAAACCGCGCGCATAGCCGAGCGCGACTTCACCTACATAGGGCTAGGCATCTTCGGCCCCCGCAGGACGGTAAAGAAACTCACCGGAAGCCTGCCTCTGCTCCGCTGA
- a CDS encoding ABC transporter substrate-binding protein — protein sequence MKLTKRFALALAAVLAAAGVAAAAETVKIGVYLPITGGNAVGGQLELDGVNLAHKQYPEVDGKKIELVVVDNKSDKVEAANAVKRLVEREKVCAIIGTYGSSLAMAGGEVAEKAGVPMVGTSCTNPLVTQGKKYVFRVCFIDPFQGAGAANYAVTELKAKTAAMLIEVTEDYSVGLGNFFKQNFEKLGGQVVSVMNYQKGDQDFTAQLTEIISKNPDVLYIPANFAEGAIIMRQARELGATFNILGGDAMDNPEMVSIGGDSVEGFSYTSFAYSPNMPESLMSDIQKQFTKQWRETYPDKDPAALTGCGYDAYLLIYNAIKNAKSTDPEKITAAIAATKDMPGVTGTLTINATHDAEKPIGIIKVENGKQVFHAIVDAPGK from the coding sequence ATGAAGTTGACCAAACGTTTTGCTCTAGCCCTTGCGGCGGTCCTAGCCGCGGCGGGAGTCGCCGCGGCCGCGGAGACGGTCAAGATAGGCGTATATCTGCCGATCACCGGCGGCAACGCGGTCGGCGGGCAGCTCGAGCTCGACGGCGTCAATCTGGCGCACAAGCAGTATCCTGAAGTGGACGGCAAGAAGATAGAGCTCGTCGTCGTGGACAACAAGAGCGACAAAGTAGAGGCGGCGAACGCCGTCAAGCGCCTCGTCGAACGCGAAAAGGTCTGCGCGATAATAGGAACCTACGGCTCGTCGCTCGCGATGGCCGGAGGCGAAGTCGCGGAGAAGGCCGGCGTTCCGATGGTAGGGACCTCCTGCACGAACCCGCTCGTGACGCAGGGCAAGAAGTACGTCTTCCGCGTCTGCTTCATCGACCCGTTCCAGGGCGCTGGAGCCGCGAATTACGCCGTTACGGAACTGAAAGCCAAGACGGCCGCGATGCTCATAGAAGTTACGGAAGATTACAGCGTCGGCCTCGGCAACTTCTTCAAGCAGAATTTTGAGAAGCTCGGCGGCCAGGTCGTATCCGTCATGAACTATCAGAAGGGCGACCAGGACTTCACGGCGCAGCTCACCGAGATAATCAGCAAGAACCCCGACGTTCTCTACATACCCGCCAACTTCGCGGAGGGCGCGATAATCATGCGCCAGGCGCGCGAACTCGGCGCTACCTTCAACATTCTCGGCGGCGACGCGATGGACAACCCGGAGATGGTCTCGATAGGCGGAGACTCGGTCGAGGGCTTCAGCTACACTTCGTTCGCCTATTCGCCGAATATGCCGGAGAGCCTCATGAGCGACATCCAGAAGCAGTTCACGAAGCAGTGGCGCGAGACCTATCCCGACAAGGACCCCGCGGCTCTCACCGGCTGCGGCTACGACGCCTACCTGCTCATCTATAACGCGATAAAGAACGCCAAGAGCACCGACCCAGAGAAGATAACCGCCGCCATCGCCGCGACGAAGGATATGCCCGGCGTTACGGGGACTTTGACTATCAACGCGACTCACGACGCAGAGAAGCCGATAGGCATTATCAAGGTCGAGAACGGCAAGCAGGTGTTCCACGCGATAGTGGACGCGCCCGGCAAATAA
- a CDS encoding DUF3100 domain-containing protein — protein sequence MDIVDKAIRNWKLHVLALVLTVVAELIGAKTFKVGPGILVLVPLLYSFALGALCGLPKLKILKRDDMFEASSLVGVTFFFLMARYGTLVGPSFWKVVESGPALILQEFGNLGTVFFGVPIAVLLGLKREAVGAAFSNAREPNIAIIGEKYGLDTPEGRGVMGVYVTGTVFGAVFCSLLSSFVASTMPFFSPQALAMATGTGSAGMMTAALAPLVEMYPQIQDELTALAAASNMFSGLDGVYMCVFISIPLANWLVRKMGVTDPPSVPAKAGAQEGGKKQ from the coding sequence ATGGACATCGTCGACAAGGCGATACGGAACTGGAAGCTCCACGTTCTCGCGCTGGTGCTGACGGTCGTCGCCGAACTCATCGGGGCCAAGACCTTCAAGGTCGGCCCCGGCATCCTCGTGCTCGTCCCGCTGCTTTACTCCTTCGCGCTCGGCGCGCTCTGCGGACTGCCGAAGCTGAAGATACTCAAGCGCGACGATATGTTCGAGGCGTCCTCGCTCGTCGGGGTCACATTCTTCTTCCTCATGGCGCGCTACGGCACGCTCGTCGGCCCCAGCTTCTGGAAGGTCGTCGAATCGGGCCCGGCGCTCATTCTTCAGGAATTCGGGAACCTCGGCACCGTCTTCTTCGGCGTGCCGATCGCCGTCCTGCTCGGCCTCAAGCGCGAAGCCGTCGGCGCGGCCTTCTCCAACGCGCGCGAGCCGAATATCGCTATAATCGGTGAGAAATACGGCCTCGACACGCCGGAGGGACGCGGCGTCATGGGCGTCTACGTGACCGGGACGGTCTTCGGCGCGGTATTCTGCAGCCTTCTCAGCTCCTTCGTCGCCTCCACTATGCCGTTCTTCAGCCCGCAGGCGCTCGCTATGGCGACCGGCACGGGCAGCGCAGGAATGATGACCGCGGCGCTCGCTCCGCTCGTCGAGATGTATCCGCAGATACAGGACGAACTGACGGCGCTCGCCGCCGCCAGCAACATGTTCTCCGGCCTCGACGGGGTCTATATGTGCGTCTTTATCAGCATACCGCTCGCCAACTGGCTCGTGCGCAAAATGGGCGTGACCGACCCGCCCAGCGTCCCGGCCAAGGCCGGAGCGCAGGAAGGAGGCAAAAAACAATGA
- a CDS encoding amidohydrolase, giving the protein MDKNEVKRLLCEAVDSVREETKAFADDIGAHAELGFFETRTSDKLAAALEGLGLDVKRGLARTGLRADMEGGAEGPKVAVIGELDGIVCRQHPLAVEETGASHACGHNLQISAVYAMAAALKKTGLMKELAGSVAFLGLPAEEFIEVGRRTEMRDRGELVYYGGKQEFVRLGVFDDIDMSMMVHAGDDAPEPGFTVPDGGNGFRIFMLRYEGKQAHAAAAPHLGINALYAAVAGINAVNALRETFRDDDHVRVHYIITKGGDSVNSVPDDVRLEGYVRAGSIERIDETFAKVVRAFKAGGEALGAKCHVRSIAGYLPLNASKELNRIFAGNADVLVGAEHVQRGTYFSASTDLGDIAHLMPAIQPSGGGTVGALHAKEFAAVDFDAAVLAPAKVMLMTLVDLLSDGAKEAKEVLANFKPVYTKEEYLAAMDSRFFSE; this is encoded by the coding sequence ATGGACAAAAACGAAGTGAAGAGACTGCTGTGCGAAGCCGTGGATTCCGTCAGGGAAGAGACGAAAGCCTTCGCTGACGACATAGGCGCGCACGCCGAGCTCGGATTTTTCGAGACGCGCACCTCTGACAAACTCGCGGCGGCGCTCGAAGGGCTCGGCCTCGACGTGAAGCGCGGCCTCGCGCGCACCGGGCTGCGCGCCGACATGGAGGGCGGAGCGGAAGGGCCGAAAGTCGCAGTCATAGGCGAGCTCGACGGCATAGTCTGCCGCCAGCATCCGCTCGCCGTGGAAGAGACCGGCGCGTCGCACGCCTGCGGCCACAACCTCCAGATTTCCGCGGTCTACGCGATGGCCGCGGCGCTCAAAAAGACCGGGCTGATGAAGGAGCTCGCGGGCTCCGTCGCCTTCCTCGGACTGCCCGCGGAGGAGTTCATAGAGGTGGGCCGCCGCACCGAAATGCGCGACAGGGGCGAGCTCGTCTACTACGGCGGCAAGCAGGAGTTCGTGCGCCTCGGCGTGTTCGACGACATAGATATGAGCATGATGGTACACGCGGGCGACGACGCGCCCGAGCCGGGCTTCACAGTCCCGGACGGAGGCAACGGCTTCCGCATCTTCATGCTACGCTACGAGGGCAAACAGGCGCACGCCGCCGCGGCTCCGCACCTCGGGATAAACGCGCTCTACGCCGCGGTCGCCGGCATCAACGCCGTCAACGCGCTGCGCGAGACGTTCCGCGACGACGACCACGTCCGCGTCCACTACATCATCACGAAGGGCGGCGATTCGGTCAACAGCGTCCCAGACGACGTGCGCCTCGAAGGCTACGTCCGCGCGGGAAGCATCGAGAGGATAGACGAAACGTTCGCCAAGGTCGTCCGCGCCTTCAAGGCCGGCGGCGAAGCGCTCGGCGCGAAGTGTCACGTCCGCAGCATCGCCGGCTACCTGCCGCTCAACGCGAGCAAGGAGCTCAACAGGATATTCGCCGGCAACGCCGACGTGCTCGTCGGGGCGGAACACGTTCAGCGCGGCACGTATTTCTCCGCTTCTACAGACCTCGGCGACATAGCGCACCTCATGCCAGCGATACAGCCCTCCGGCGGCGGCACGGTAGGCGCGCTCCACGCGAAGGAGTTCGCAGCCGTCGACTTCGACGCAGCCGTCCTCGCCCCAGCGAAGGTCATGCTCATGACGCTCGTCGATCTGCTCTCCGACGGAGCCAAAGAAGCGAAGGAAGTGCTCGCGAACTTCAAACCCGTCTATACGAAGGAAGAATATCTCGCGGCTATGGACAGCCGCTTCTTCTCCGAGTAA
- a CDS encoding branched-chain amino acid ABC transporter permease, whose protein sequence is MTANMMIQHLFNALMLGSLYGLIAIGYTMVYGILRLINFAHGDIFMISTYFVFVAIAALHLPWIPAVILSIAATAAFGFMIDRVAYRPLRSAPRISALISAIGVSFFIENLCLVIFTGVPKPMPRFEPLVKVISLGSVRILPLVIFVPIITFALVGAMLWMLYRTKPGLAMRAISRDIETTRLMGVKVDRIIALTFAVGSALAACAGIMWALRYPQIHPFMGVFPGLKAFIAAVLGGIGSVQGAMIGGLLLGFMEILLVAFFPALSGYRDAFAFVLLIVILFCRPTGLMGEKLEDKI, encoded by the coding sequence ATGACTGCAAACATGATGATCCAGCATCTTTTCAACGCTCTGATGCTGGGCAGCCTCTACGGCCTCATAGCCATAGGCTACACGATGGTCTACGGCATACTGAGGCTCATCAACTTCGCGCACGGCGATATTTTTATGATAAGCACGTACTTCGTCTTCGTCGCTATCGCCGCGCTGCACCTGCCGTGGATTCCGGCAGTGATCCTTTCTATAGCGGCGACCGCCGCGTTCGGCTTTATGATAGACAGGGTGGCCTACCGCCCGCTCCGCTCCGCGCCGCGAATATCGGCGCTGATCTCAGCGATAGGCGTTTCGTTCTTCATCGAGAACCTCTGTCTCGTTATATTCACCGGAGTGCCGAAGCCGATGCCTCGCTTCGAGCCGCTCGTCAAGGTTATTTCTCTCGGCAGCGTCAGGATACTGCCGCTCGTCATATTCGTCCCGATCATCACCTTCGCGCTCGTCGGCGCGATGCTCTGGATGCTCTACCGCACGAAGCCCGGGCTGGCGATGCGCGCCATCTCGCGCGACATCGAGACTACGCGGCTGATGGGCGTCAAGGTGGACAGGATTATAGCGCTCACCTTCGCCGTCGGCTCGGCGCTCGCGGCCTGCGCCGGCATCATGTGGGCGCTGCGCTATCCGCAGATACATCCGTTCATGGGAGTCTTCCCCGGGCTCAAGGCGTTCATAGCGGCCGTGCTCGGCGGCATAGGCTCGGTGCAGGGGGCGATGATAGGCGGGCTGCTGCTCGGCTTCATGGAGATACTGCTCGTCGCCTTCTTTCCGGCGCTTTCGGGCTATCGCGACGCCTTCGCCTTCGTCCTGCTCATCGTGATACTCTTCTGCCGCCCGACGGGGCTTATGGGCGAGAAGCTGGAGGATAAGATATGA
- a CDS encoding branched-chain amino acid ABC transporter permease, with protein MKKSTKTVLNLACLALLALFLKWAGANLDGYKVQVLNLIAINAILAVSLNLIYGFTGMFSLAHAGFMAIGAYVTAILILPQAQKEMMYILEPMMWPFNVMHAPFFAAVVAGGIAAAFIGLLMAAPCLRLGGDYLGIATLGFGEIIRVIFTNITPVTNGALGLKGIPAYANLGWNYFWCILTVYVIVKLLSSNFGNTLRAVRDDEVAAKAMGIDTFRAKTISFVVGAFFAGIGGSLTGSLITTIDPKMFNFQLTFNILMFVVVGGLGSITGSLVGAAVVTVMLEWLRFVEDTIQIGSWEIAGIPGMRMLIFSLLLLFIILYRREGIIGGCEFSWEGAARFLRRLGKGKGGAANG; from the coding sequence ATGAAGAAATCAACTAAGACCGTCCTCAACCTCGCCTGCCTCGCACTGCTCGCGCTCTTCCTGAAATGGGCCGGGGCGAACCTCGACGGCTACAAGGTGCAGGTGCTGAACCTCATCGCGATAAACGCGATTCTCGCCGTCAGCCTCAACCTCATCTACGGCTTCACCGGGATGTTCTCGCTCGCGCACGCCGGGTTCATGGCGATAGGGGCCTATGTCACGGCGATACTCATCCTGCCACAGGCGCAGAAGGAAATGATGTATATACTCGAGCCTATGATGTGGCCCTTCAACGTGATGCACGCGCCGTTCTTCGCCGCGGTCGTCGCGGGGGGGATAGCCGCGGCCTTCATCGGATTGCTGATGGCGGCTCCGTGCCTTCGCCTCGGCGGCGATTACCTCGGCATAGCGACGCTCGGCTTCGGCGAGATAATCCGCGTCATCTTCACCAACATAACGCCCGTTACAAACGGCGCGCTCGGACTCAAGGGCATACCGGCCTACGCGAATCTCGGCTGGAACTATTTCTGGTGCATACTGACCGTGTACGTGATAGTCAAGTTGCTTTCGAGCAACTTCGGCAACACGTTGCGCGCCGTGCGCGACGACGAGGTCGCGGCCAAGGCGATGGGCATCGACACATTCCGCGCGAAGACCATTTCGTTCGTAGTCGGCGCGTTCTTCGCCGGAATCGGCGGCTCTCTTACCGGCAGCCTCATAACGACGATAGACCCTAAGATGTTCAACTTCCAGCTCACCTTCAACATTCTGATGTTCGTCGTCGTCGGCGGCCTCGGCTCGATAACGGGCTCGCTCGTCGGCGCGGCGGTCGTCACGGTCATGCTCGAGTGGCTGCGCTTCGTAGAGGACACGATACAGATAGGCTCGTGGGAGATAGCGGGCATTCCCGGCATGAGGATGCTGATCTTCTCGCTGCTGCTGCTCTTCATAATCCTTTACAGGCGCGAGGGCATCATAGGAGGATGCGAATTCAGCTGGGAGGGCGCGGCGCGCTTCCTGCGCAGGCTCGGAAAAGGGAAAGGGGGCGCGGCGAATGGCTGA